The genomic DNA TGCCAGTTCATTGCATACACTCTAAACTTTCACACCATTACAGTTCCAATACAGTTGATCGAACATATTCGAAAACTGTATTGGTCTTTCTTTCGACACAGAAGCCCGGCGCAGATGCTGACACGAACCTCCACCCAGTCGCTCACGGGGCAATTGGCCGACCGGCTGGCAGAACGCATCCGCACCCGGCTGCTGCCGCCCGGTGCGCGCCTGCCCTCGGTGCGCGAATGCGCGCGCCAGCAGGGCGTGAGCCCCTACACGGTGGTGGCGGCTTACGACCAGCTGCTGGCGCAGGGCCTGGTCGAGGCGCGCCGCCAGCGCGGGTTCTACGTGCGCGATTCGGCGCCGGCGCAGGATGGCCGCCCGCCCAATGCGGCGCCCATGGTCATCCAGATGATGGCCTCGCGCGTGCCGGCCGATGCGAGCTCGCTCATCCGCAGCATGTTCCACCGGCCCAGCGACAAGCCGCAGCCGGGCATGGGGGTGTTTCCGCCCGAATGGATGTCGTCCACCTTCATGCCGACGGCCGTGCGCCGCATGACCAGTACAGCGGCGCTGCAGGAGCTTTCGCTCCAGTACGGCGAACCCTCGGGCGACGCCGCGCTGCGGCGCAGCCTGTCGAACAAGCTGGTGGGCATCAACGTGCCCGCCGCGCCCGACCAGATCGTGACCACGGTGGGCGCCACGCACGCGCTGGACATCGTGAGCCGCACCTTGCTGCGCGCCGGCGATCCGGTGATGGTCGAGGAGCCCGGCTGGGCGCTGGAGTTCGCGCGGCTCGAGGCGCTGGGCATGCGCATCCTGCCGGTGCCGCGCCGCGCCGACGGGCCCGACCTGGAGGTAATGGCGCAGTACTGCCAGCTGCACAACCCCAAGCTCTTCGTCAGCGTGAGCGTGCTGCACAACCCGACCGGCTACAGCCTCACGCCCGGCAGCGCGCACCGCGTGCTCAAGCTGGCCAACGAGCACGACTTCCACATCGTCGAGGACGACACCTACAGCCACCTCGCGCCCGAGCACGCCACGCGGCTCAGCGCCCTCGACGGGCTGCAGCGCACCATCTACGTCAGCGGGTTCGCCAAGATCCTGGCGCCCAACTGGCGCATCGGCTTCCTGGCTGCCTCGCCGGAACTGAAGGAGCGGCTGCTC from Variovorax sp. V93 includes the following:
- a CDS encoding PLP-dependent aminotransferase family protein, translating into MLTRTSTQSLTGQLADRLAERIRTRLLPPGARLPSVRECARQQGVSPYTVVAAYDQLLAQGLVEARRQRGFYVRDSAPAQDGRPPNAAPMVIQMMASRVPADASSLIRSMFHRPSDKPQPGMGVFPPEWMSSTFMPTAVRRMTSTAALQELSLQYGEPSGDAALRRSLSNKLVGINVPAAPDQIVTTVGATHALDIVSRTLLRAGDPVMVEEPGWALEFARLEALGMRILPVPRRADGPDLEVMAQYCQLHNPKLFVSVSVLHNPTGYSLTPGSAHRVLKLANEHDFHIVEDDTYSHLAPEHATRLSALDGLQRTIYVSGFAKILAPNWRIGFLAASPELKERLLETKLLATLTTPTLFERALSWCIDQGQLRRHSERVRIRLDGARGRAVKLAMAHGCSFASEPAGLFGWVDTGVDTDALTQRMLDQGYLLAPGSLFHARRPPSTMMRINFATSQDAAFWKVFSKVRAEL